Proteins co-encoded in one Nematostella vectensis chromosome 15, jaNemVect1.1, whole genome shotgun sequence genomic window:
- the LOC5502678 gene encoding synaptotagmin-1-like isoform X2, translating into MEEVLKKVPIWIIAVVGIGAAVIVIFCIYCCCCRKCGKKKKKDDKRGGKERVDFRAVQIGASYQEKVQPSMDELDYNSEDYHSDLSSGVKIGRINFTLDYSFTDNTLTVGIIRAEDIPAKDFSGSSDPYVKIMLLPDKKKKYETKVHRKTLNPVFNEQFVFKNIPYSEITNRILLMELFDFDRFSRHDLIGEARLPLIDVDLASNINEWRVLTPPSGSGGAGHSKSDLGDICFSLRYVPSSGKLQITIVEAKSLKSMDLTGYSDPYVKIALVQEGRKIKKKKTTVKKRTLNPYYNETFTFTVAFEKIEQTSLIISVLDYDRVGKSEMIGKCVVGELSSGADLRHWADMLASPRRSVAQWHTLHN; encoded by the exons TCCCGATATGGATTATCGCTGTGGTTGGAATCGGCGCCGCAGTGATTGTCATCTTTTGTATCTACTGCTGCTGTTGTCGGAAATGCggcaagaagaagaagaaagatgACAAGAGAGGAGGGAAGGAGAGAGTGGACTTCCGGGCGGTGCAGATTGGGGCGAGTTATCAGGAAAAGGTGCAGCCTTCCATGGATGAGCTCGACTACAACAGCGAGGATTACCACTCTGATCTTAGCTCTGGCGTCAAAATAG GCCGTATAAACTTCACTCTGGACTACAGTTTTACCGACAACACTCTGACAGTTGGAATCATTAGAGCTGAGGACATCCCGGCCAAAGATTTCAGCGGGTCCTCGGACCCATACGTGAAAATTATGCTTCTTCcagataaaaagaagaaatacgAGACGAAG GTTCATCGCAAGACATTGAACCCCGTTTTTAACGAGCAATTCGTTTTCAAGAACATTCCATATAGCGAGATTACGAATCGTATCCTACTCATGGAGTTGTTTGACTTTGATCGGTTTTCCCGCCATGATCTGATCGGCGAGGCGAGGCTACCGCTGATTGACGTGGACTTGGCGTCCAATATCAACGAATGGAGGGTGCTGACGCCTCCCTCAGGGTCTGGGGGTGCTGGA CACTCTAAATCTGACCTGGGTGATATCTGCTTCTCTCTTCGATACGTGCCTTCCTCGGGGAAACTTCAAATCACTATAGTAGAAGCCAAGAGTTTAAAAAGCATGGATCTAACTGGTTACTCTG ATCCGTACGTCAAGATCGCCTTAGTTCAAGAAGGCCGcaaaatcaagaaaaagaaaacaactgtaaAGAAGCGAACTCTTAACCCATACTACAATGAAACGTTTACCTTTACGGTTGCATTCGAGAAGATCGAGCAAACCTCACTCATTATCTCCGTTCTGGATTACGACCGCGTCGGGAAGAGTGAGATGATAGGAAAGTGTGTGGTGGGGGAGCTGTCTAGTGGCGCGGACCTGAGGCACTGGGCCGACATGCTTGCGTCACCAAGGCGATCCGTGGCGCAGTGGCATACACTGCATAACTAG